From a region of the Pseudomonas fulva 12-X genome:
- a CDS encoding YgaP-like transmembrane domain, translated as MSISDKHGSSNVQGWERALSIGSGIAMARGGLKRGGVLGLVRAAFGGMLVARGLSGHCRLKSIMEDARSMRPEVDRITDTVSRLEGEIADKVKPVVKKLSDGV; from the coding sequence ATGTCCATATCTGATAAACACGGCAGCAGTAACGTCCAGGGTTGGGAGCGCGCGCTGTCCATCGGCAGCGGTATCGCCATGGCCCGCGGTGGCCTCAAGCGTGGCGGGGTGCTCGGGCTGGTTCGCGCGGCCTTCGGCGGCATGTTGGTGGCCCGCGGCCTGAGCGGCCACTGTCGGCTCAAGAGCATCATGGAGGACGCCCGCTCGATGCGCCCCGAAGTGGACCGCATCACCGATACCGTGAGCCGCCTCGAGGGCGAGATCGCCGACAAGGTCAAACCAGTCGTCAAGAAGCTCAGTGACGGCGTCTGA
- a CDS encoding isovaleryl-CoA dehydrogenase, whose amino-acid sequence MSTLPGLNFFLGEEIDMLRDAVAGFAAKEIAPRAAEADRTDQFPMDLWRKFGDMGLLGLTVSEEYGGAGMGYLAHMVAMEEISRAAGGIGLSYGAHSNLCVNQINRNGSDEQKRRFLPKLISGEHIGALAMSEPNAGSDVVSMKLRADRKGDHYVLNGSKMWITNGPDCDVLVVYAKTDLAAGAKGMTAFILEKGSKGFSVAQKLDKLGMRGSHTGELVFQDVEVPAENVLGGVGEGARVLMSGLDYERAVLSGGPLGLMQAAMDVVVPYVHDRKQFGQSIGEFQLIQGKLADMYTTQQACRAYLYAVGKQLDALGREHVRQVRKDCAGVILYAAEKATWLAGEAIQILGGNGYINEFSVGRLWRDAKLYEIGAGTSEIRRMLIGRELFNETA is encoded by the coding sequence ATGAGCACCCTGCCAGGCCTGAATTTCTTCCTCGGTGAGGAAATCGACATGCTGCGCGACGCGGTCGCCGGCTTCGCTGCCAAGGAAATCGCCCCGCGCGCCGCCGAGGCCGACCGCACCGACCAGTTCCCCATGGACCTGTGGCGCAAGTTCGGCGACATGGGCCTGCTCGGCCTGACCGTCAGCGAGGAATACGGCGGCGCCGGCATGGGGTATCTCGCGCACATGGTCGCCATGGAGGAAATCTCCCGCGCCGCCGGCGGTATCGGTCTGTCCTACGGTGCCCACTCGAACCTCTGCGTGAACCAGATCAACCGCAACGGCAGCGACGAACAGAAGAGGCGCTTTCTGCCCAAGCTGATCAGCGGCGAGCATATCGGCGCCCTAGCCATGAGCGAGCCCAACGCCGGCTCCGATGTGGTGTCGATGAAGCTGCGCGCCGACCGCAAGGGCGATCACTACGTGCTCAACGGCAGCAAGATGTGGATCACCAACGGCCCTGATTGCGACGTGCTGGTGGTCTACGCCAAGACCGATCTGGCCGCCGGTGCCAAGGGCATGACCGCCTTCATTCTCGAGAAGGGCAGCAAGGGTTTCTCGGTGGCGCAGAAGCTCGACAAGCTCGGCATGCGCGGCTCGCACACAGGCGAGCTGGTGTTCCAGGATGTCGAGGTGCCGGCCGAGAACGTACTGGGCGGCGTTGGCGAAGGCGCGCGGGTGCTGATGAGTGGCCTGGATTATGAGCGCGCCGTGCTCTCCGGCGGGCCGCTGGGGTTGATGCAGGCCGCCATGGATGTGGTGGTGCCCTACGTTCACGACCGCAAGCAGTTCGGCCAGAGCATCGGCGAGTTCCAGCTCATCCAGGGCAAGCTCGCCGACATGTACACCACTCAGCAGGCTTGCCGCGCATACCTGTACGCCGTCGGTAAGCAGCTCGATGCGCTGGGCCGTGAGCACGTGCGCCAGGTGCGCAAGGACTGCGCCGGGGTGATTCTCTACGCCGCCGAGAAGGCCACCTGGCTGGCCGGCGAAGCGATTCAGATCCTCGGTGGCAACGGCTATATCAACGAGTTTTCGGTCGGCCGCCTGTGGCGCGACGCCAAGCTTTACGAGATCGGCGCCGGCACCAGCGAGATCCGCCGCATGCTGATCGGCCGCGAGCTGTTCAACGAAACGGCTTGA
- a CDS encoding 4-oxalomesaconate tautomerase: MRIPCVLMRGGTSKGPVFLASDLPESIDERNEVLLSVMGAGHELEIDGIGGGSPQTSKVAIVSPSSHPDADVDYLFVQVMVSQRRVDTAPNCGNMLCAVGPFAIEQGLVKAGPTTTEVRIRNLNTGTFVCSKVQTPGGMVTYAGNTRIDGVPGVAAPIELTFLDAAGSKTGKLFPTGNTRDVFDGVETTCIDMAMPMVLVHAEALGKTGQESPAELDADKAFLARLESIRLQAGLAMGLGDVSEKVIPKPVLLAPASAGGTIQVRYFMPHNCHRALAITGSIGLATACVSPSTVAADLLGLDDNAERLSHVRIEHPSGSIEVALAYVGENGQTIRASVVRTARRLFSGEVHAPEGQRLAG, encoded by the coding sequence ATGCGAATCCCCTGTGTGCTCATGCGCGGAGGTACCTCCAAAGGACCGGTTTTCCTGGCAAGCGACCTGCCTGAGTCGATTGACGAGCGAAACGAAGTACTGCTGTCGGTCATGGGGGCAGGGCATGAACTGGAGATCGACGGTATCGGTGGCGGCAGCCCGCAAACCAGCAAGGTGGCCATCGTCAGCCCGTCCAGCCATCCGGATGCGGATGTCGACTACCTGTTCGTGCAGGTCATGGTGTCCCAGCGCCGTGTCGACACAGCGCCGAACTGCGGCAACATGCTGTGCGCCGTTGGCCCGTTCGCCATTGAGCAGGGTCTGGTCAAGGCCGGCCCCACGACCACCGAAGTGCGTATTCGTAACCTCAACACCGGCACCTTCGTGTGCTCGAAAGTGCAGACTCCGGGCGGCATGGTGACCTACGCCGGCAATACCCGCATCGACGGCGTACCAGGCGTTGCCGCGCCCATCGAGCTGACCTTCCTGGACGCGGCGGGTAGCAAGACCGGCAAGCTGTTCCCCACCGGTAACACCCGCGACGTATTCGACGGCGTGGAGACCACCTGTATCGACATGGCCATGCCCATGGTGCTGGTGCATGCTGAAGCCCTGGGCAAGACTGGCCAGGAATCGCCTGCCGAGCTGGACGCCGACAAGGCGTTTCTCGCCCGTCTCGAATCGATCCGCCTGCAGGCCGGTCTGGCCATGGGCCTGGGCGACGTCAGCGAAAAAGTCATTCCGAAGCCGGTCCTGCTGGCGCCTGCTTCGGCAGGTGGCACCATTCAGGTCCGTTACTTCATGCCTCACAACTGTCATCGCGCCCTGGCGATCACCGGTTCGATCGGCCTGGCGACTGCCTGCGTCAGCCCGAGTACCGTGGCGGCCGACCTGCTGGGGCTCGATGACAATGCAGAGCGCCTGAGCCACGTACGCATCGAGCACCCCAGCGGGTCGATCGAAGTCGCCTTGGCGTACGTGGGTGAAAATGGCCAGACGATCCGCGCCTCCGTGGTGCGTACCGCCCGCCGGCTGTTTTCCGGAGAAGTGCACGCCCCGGAAGGGCAGCGTCTGGCCGGCTGA
- a CDS encoding thioredoxin family protein, protein MSNSYSATAPTPAEVQAMPGLTLIEFGTDWCGHCQAAQPLLAKVLADYPEVRHLKIEDGSGRPLGRSFRVKLWPTLVLLRDGVEVTRLVRPTNISVIEEALEQLVGEG, encoded by the coding sequence ATGAGCAATTCCTACAGCGCCACCGCCCCGACGCCCGCCGAGGTACAGGCGATGCCCGGCCTGACCCTGATCGAATTCGGCACCGACTGGTGCGGCCATTGCCAGGCAGCTCAGCCGCTGCTGGCCAAGGTGCTGGCGGATTACCCGGAAGTGCGGCACTTGAAAATCGAGGACGGCAGCGGGCGGCCCCTGGGGCGTTCGTTTCGCGTCAAGCTGTGGCCGACCCTGGTGCTGCTGCGCGACGGCGTGGAGGTCACCCGTCTGGTAAGGCCGACCAACATCAGCGTGATCGAGGAGGCGCTGGAGCAGCTGGTCGGCGAGGGGTGA
- a CDS encoding LysR family transcriptional regulator, whose protein sequence is MNYELQDLRAFVKIAEFGNFHEAANAIHLSQPALTRRMQKLEEGLGTQLLDRTTRRVSLTAVGRDFLPKARRLLDDFERSILGIRELAERQSGQVTLACIPTAAFYFLPTVIREFNRQYPKIRIRILDLSAHEGLEAVLRGEADFGINMLSGQHAEIDFTPLVNEPFVLACRRDHPLAEQPQVAWRELSDYRLIGVGRLSGNRVLLDHGLAHLDWRPSWFYEVQHLSTSLGMVEAGLGIAAMPSLAMPVEDHPILVQRPLVDPVISRTLGLVRRHGSSLSPAAEQFVETLLKQWPGYTALGADKPT, encoded by the coding sequence ATGAATTATGAACTTCAGGACCTACGCGCTTTCGTCAAGATCGCCGAGTTCGGCAATTTTCACGAGGCAGCCAACGCCATCCACCTTTCGCAACCGGCCCTTACCCGACGCATGCAGAAGCTCGAGGAAGGGCTTGGCACCCAGCTGCTCGATCGCACCACGCGGCGTGTCAGTCTCACTGCGGTGGGGCGGGATTTCCTGCCCAAGGCGCGCCGCCTGCTCGATGATTTCGAGCGCTCGATTCTCGGCATTCGCGAGCTTGCCGAGCGCCAGTCCGGGCAGGTGACCCTGGCGTGCATCCCGACTGCGGCGTTCTACTTTCTGCCCACGGTGATCCGCGAGTTCAACCGCCAGTACCCGAAGATCCGCATCCGGATTCTTGATCTCAGCGCCCATGAGGGCCTGGAAGCGGTGCTGCGCGGCGAGGCGGATTTCGGCATCAACATGCTCAGCGGCCAACACGCCGAGATCGACTTCACGCCGCTGGTCAACGAGCCGTTCGTGCTGGCCTGCCGGCGCGATCATCCGCTGGCCGAACAGCCTCAGGTGGCCTGGCGGGAGTTGAGCGACTACCGGCTGATCGGTGTTGGCCGGCTGAGCGGCAACCGCGTGCTGCTCGATCACGGACTGGCTCATCTGGACTGGCGTCCCAGCTGGTTCTACGAGGTCCAGCACTTGTCCACATCACTGGGCATGGTCGAGGCGGGGCTGGGCATTGCCGCCATGCCGAGTCTGGCGATGCCAGTCGAGGACCATCCCATCCTGGTACAGCGCCCGTTGGTCGATCCGGTAATCAGTCGCACCCTGGGTCTGGTGCGTCGCCATGGTTCTTCGCTGTCGCCAGCCGCCGAGCAGTTCGTAGAAACTCTGCTCAAGCAGTGGCCTGGCTACACCGCGCTCGGAGCCGACAAGCCCACCTGA
- a CDS encoding CitMHS family transporter — translation MQERIQMLALLGLAMVVVFTYMIMSKRMSPIVALTFIPIVFAIAGGFGDSTGKMILDGLKMVAPSAALLLFAILFFGLMIDTGLFDPLIRVILHKVNGDPVKIAVGTALLSLTVALDGDGTTTYMITCAAMLPLYRRIGMNPMILATVSMLSLSIMSGMTPWGGPATRAIAALGLDASDYFIPLLPTMAAGAACVVLIAYMLGSKERARIGNTELQTGGGECYIKEILGDQPYKRPRFVWINLLLVVAVMTALVMGLAHAAVLFLIGFVVALMINYPQLDIQKERILAHSGNAMTVVLLVFAAGVFAGIFSGTKMVDALAQSIVDMIPPSWGHLFPMVVAITSMPLTFVLSNDAYYFGVVPILAKAAAAYGISPLEIARASILGQPVHLMSPLVASTLLLVGMVDKDIGDFQKATVKWAVLLSLAITFVAVITGAISFLV, via the coding sequence ATACAAGAGAGAATTCAGATGCTCGCTCTACTCGGGTTGGCGATGGTGGTCGTGTTCACCTACATGATCATGTCCAAACGCATGTCGCCCATCGTGGCACTCACCTTCATCCCCATCGTCTTCGCCATTGCCGGCGGTTTTGGCGACTCCACCGGCAAGATGATCCTCGACGGCCTGAAGATGGTCGCACCGTCGGCAGCGTTGCTGCTGTTCGCGATCCTGTTCTTCGGCCTGATGATCGACACCGGCCTGTTCGATCCGCTGATCCGGGTGATCCTCCACAAGGTCAATGGCGACCCGGTGAAGATCGCCGTCGGTACCGCGCTGCTGTCGCTGACCGTGGCCTTGGACGGCGACGGCACCACCACCTACATGATCACCTGCGCGGCGATGTTGCCGCTGTACCGGCGCATCGGCATGAACCCGATGATTCTCGCCACGGTATCGATGCTGTCGCTGAGCATCATGAGCGGCATGACGCCATGGGGCGGCCCGGCCACCCGGGCCATCGCCGCCCTGGGCCTGGATGCCTCCGACTACTTCATCCCACTGCTGCCAACCATGGCGGCCGGCGCCGCGTGCGTGGTGCTGATCGCCTACATGCTGGGGAGCAAGGAGCGTGCGCGCATCGGCAACACCGAGCTGCAGACCGGCGGAGGCGAGTGCTACATCAAGGAAATCCTCGGCGACCAGCCTTACAAGCGCCCGCGCTTCGTATGGATCAATCTGTTGCTGGTGGTGGCGGTGATGACCGCTCTGGTGATGGGCCTGGCCCACGCCGCGGTGCTGTTCCTGATCGGTTTCGTGGTCGCCCTGATGATCAACTACCCGCAACTCGACATTCAGAAAGAACGCATCCTGGCTCACTCCGGCAATGCCATGACCGTGGTGCTGCTGGTGTTCGCCGCTGGCGTGTTCGCCGGCATCTTCTCGGGCACCAAGATGGTCGATGCGCTGGCCCAGAGCATCGTCGACATGATCCCGCCATCCTGGGGGCATCTGTTCCCGATGGTGGTGGCGATCACCAGCATGCCGCTGACCTTCGTGCTGTCCAACGATGCCTACTATTTCGGCGTGGTGCCGATTCTGGCTAAGGCCGCCGCTGCCTATGGCATCAGCCCGCTGGAGATCGCCCGTGCGTCGATCCTCGGCCAGCCGGTACACCTGATGAGCCCGCTGGTGGCGTCCACGCTGCTGCTGGTCGGCATGGTCGACAAGGACATCGGCGACTTCCAGAAGGCTACGGTCAAGTGGGCGGTGCTGCTGTCCCTAGCCATCACCTTCGTGGCGGTGATCACCGGGGCGATTTCCTTCCTGGTCTGA
- a CDS encoding dicarboxylate/amino acid:cation symporter translates to MKLVRSLYFQILCAVLLGVIVGHFWAQQATALKPLGDAFIKLVKMMIAPVVFCTIVTGIAGMTEKSTLGRLMGKTLGLFLALTVISLLIGLCAVYLFQPGVGMNVDPSKLSTEGLSQFTASAAKLGVVEFFMHIIPNTFMGAFAEGEVLPVLFIAVLSGFALSSIGEAGKPVLDVLEAASKMVFKIFSYLMRFAPIGAFGAIAFTVGQYGITSLGSLAKLIMTLYIACAFFVFVVLGGLCRMYGFSLWKLLRYLREEFLVVLGTSSTEPVLPRMLEKLQALGCRKSVVGLVLPTGYSFNLDGTAIYLSLAAVFIAQACNIDLSLTQVVTMLAVMLLSSKGAAGVTGSGFVALASTLSVMHDLPLAGLALLIGIDRFMSEARALTSLASNAVATVVVSLSENACDRRTLHAVLDERPQPPGGEQQPGWQAVAHPESPLK, encoded by the coding sequence ATGAAACTCGTCAGATCCTTGTATTTCCAGATCCTCTGCGCCGTACTGCTGGGCGTGATTGTCGGCCACTTCTGGGCGCAGCAAGCCACTGCGCTCAAACCGCTGGGTGATGCCTTCATCAAGCTGGTGAAGATGATGATCGCGCCGGTGGTGTTCTGCACCATCGTCACCGGCATTGCCGGCATGACCGAGAAGAGCACGCTGGGCCGCCTGATGGGCAAGACCCTGGGTCTGTTCCTCGCCCTGACGGTGATCAGCCTGCTGATCGGCCTCTGTGCTGTATACCTGTTCCAGCCGGGCGTCGGCATGAATGTAGACCCCAGCAAGCTGAGTACAGAAGGCCTGTCCCAGTTCACCGCATCGGCTGCCAAGCTCGGCGTGGTCGAGTTCTTCATGCACATCATCCCCAACACCTTCATGGGCGCGTTCGCCGAAGGTGAGGTGCTGCCGGTGCTGTTCATCGCTGTGCTGTCGGGCTTCGCCCTGTCGTCGATCGGCGAAGCGGGCAAGCCGGTGCTCGATGTACTCGAAGCCGCTTCGAAGATGGTCTTCAAGATCTTTTCCTACCTGATGCGCTTCGCGCCCATCGGTGCCTTCGGGGCTATCGCCTTCACCGTCGGCCAGTACGGCATCACTTCGCTCGGCTCGCTGGCCAAGCTGATCATGACGCTGTACATCGCCTGTGCCTTCTTCGTCTTCGTGGTGCTCGGCGGCCTGTGCCGGATGTACGGCTTCAGCCTGTGGAAGCTGCTGCGATATTTGCGCGAAGAGTTCCTGGTAGTGCTCGGCACCTCGTCGACCGAGCCAGTGCTGCCGCGCATGCTGGAAAAGCTCCAGGCGCTCGGTTGCCGCAAATCGGTGGTCGGCCTGGTGCTGCCAACCGGTTACTCGTTCAACCTCGACGGCACCGCCATCTACCTGTCGCTGGCCGCGGTGTTCATCGCCCAGGCCTGCAACATCGACCTGTCGCTGACCCAGGTCGTCACCATGCTGGCCGTCATGCTGCTGTCCTCCAAGGGCGCCGCCGGCGTGACTGGCAGCGGTTTCGTGGCACTGGCGTCGACTCTGTCGGTGATGCACGACCTGCCGCTGGCCGGTCTGGCGCTGTTGATCGGTATCGACCGTTTCATGTCCGAAGCCCGTGCACTGACCAGCCTGGCCAGCAACGCGGTAGCCACCGTGGTGGTGTCGCTCTCCGAAAACGCCTGTGACCGCCGCACGCTGCACGCCGTGCTCGACGAGCGTCCCCAGCCACCCGGCGGCGAGCAGCAGCCCGGCTGGCAGGCGGTTGCCCATCCGGAGTCGCCACTCAAGTAA
- a CDS encoding MerR family transcriptional regulator — MSISHSISDLAQELGVTTRTIRFYEEQGMLAPERRGQERIYSARDRVTLMLILRGKRIGFSLAECKELIDLYDPAGGNRKQLDHFLEKIAERREHLARQLLDIQQMQRELDTAEQRCRNALKDISVSA; from the coding sequence ATGAGCATTTCCCACAGCATTTCCGATCTTGCCCAGGAGCTGGGCGTCACCACCCGCACCATTCGGTTCTACGAGGAGCAGGGCATGCTCGCGCCCGAACGGCGTGGCCAGGAGCGCATCTACAGCGCCCGTGACCGGGTGACGCTGATGCTGATCTTGCGTGGCAAGCGCATCGGTTTCTCCCTGGCCGAGTGCAAGGAGCTGATCGACCTCTACGATCCAGCCGGCGGCAACCGCAAGCAGCTCGACCACTTTCTGGAAAAGATCGCCGAGCGCCGCGAGCACCTGGCTCGTCAACTGCTCGACATCCAGCAGATGCAGCGCGAACTCGATACCGCCGAGCAGCGCTGCCGCAACGCCCTGAAGGACATTTCCGTGAGCGCCTGA